A genomic window from Silene latifolia isolate original U9 population chromosome Y, ASM4854445v1, whole genome shotgun sequence includes:
- the LOC141628539 gene encoding PI-PLC X domain-containing protein At5g67130-like produces the protein MPKNGGDWPTVDDMVQKNQRLLVFTSVKSKEASEGIAYNWNYVLENQCELIVLIFSVIFVITSVNLSKITVFVRSFYNLIYEILAGAMQNKAILCDVDGTADGDDGMIAGSCKNRDESPALSTKTISLVLENYFPDYPNSTKACLDNSVPLTQMINTCLQQNAKQWPNFIAVDYYQRSDGGGASKAVNIANGHLTCGCDNIAYCKVNASFGSCNVLVLAPPPPAALPSSTPPETKSNSAGHPTLQRWLYGSLFTIIFLSYL, from the exons ATGCCTAAAAATGGCGGCGACTGGCCAACTGTGGATGATATGGTGCAGAAAAATCAGCGATTACTAGTCTTTACCTCTGTCAAATCCAAGGAGGCTTCTGAAGGGATTGCCTACAATTGGAACTACGTGCTTGAAAATCAATGTGAGTTGATCGTCTTGATATTCTCTGTTATATTTGTTATTACAAGTGTTAATCTCAGTAAAATAACAGTTTTTGTGCGTAGCTTCTACAACCTGATATACGAG ATTTTAGCTGGAGCTatgcagaataaagcaatcttgTGTGATGTTGATGGAACTGCAGATGGTGATGACGGGATGATAGCAGGTTCATGCAAAAACCGTGATGAATCTCCGGCATTAAGCACAAAAACAATATCTCTGGTTCTTGAGAATTACTTTCCGGATTATCCCAATTCCACTAAAGCCTGCTTGGACAATTCAGTCCCCTTGACTCAGATGATCAATACTTGTCTCCAACAAAACGCAAAACAATGGCCTAACTTCATTGCTGTCGATTACTACCAG AGGAGCGACGGTGGTGGTGCTTCAAAGGCAGTTAATATAGCTAATGGTCATCTAACTTGTGGATGTGACAACATCGCTTATTGCAAG GTGAATGCATCATTTGGGTCATGCAATGTGCTAGTGCTTGCACCACCTCCACCAGCTGCATTACCATCGTCAACACCGCCTGAAACAAAATCTAATAGCGCTGGACATCCAACCCTGCAACGGTGGTTGTACGGATCCTTGTTTACAATCATTTTCTTGTCATATCTTTGA